Genomic DNA from Caballeronia sp. TF1N1:
GGTGCTCGACAAACAGCTTCGTCGTGACAATTTCTTGGAGCACTTTGCTAATCGGGAAAAGTGCCTTATCGGGATGGAGGCTTGCGGAGGCTCACAGCACTGGGCACGTCGTCTCGTGGAGCTTGGGCACGAGGTCAAGCTTATGCCCAGCAAACTTGTGAAGGCCTTCGTGACAGGAAACAAGAACGACCTAGCCGACGCGCGTGCCATCTGGGCCGCAGCAAAACACCCCGGCGTGAGGGCCGTGCCGGTTAAGACTGAAGCCCAACAGGCCGTTCTGGCGCTGCATCGGATACGGCAGCAACTCGTCATATTCCGGCGCTCCCAGTCTAACTGCCTTAGGGGTTTGCTGGCCGAGTACGGCGAAGTTATGGGCGTTGGGCACGCAGCAATGAACTGAACCGCCCCGGAAATGTAGGAGACTTCGGATCTTGGCTGTAACGGGAGATTTGAAGCATGGAAAGCGAAGGCAAGACAAGGAAGCCCACCGGCACGCGATATTCGGATGAGGTGCGGGAGCGAGCGGTGCGACTGGTGTTTGAGCACCAACACGAGTACCAAACGCAGGGGGCGGCGATCCGCTCAATCGCCTCGAAGATGGGGATGTCGCGCGAGACGCTTCGCAACTGGATCATTCAGGCAGAGCGCGACCGTGGCCAACGAACGGGCGCGACAACTTCGGATTTGGCGCGTCTGAAGGAACTGGAGCGCGAGAACCGTGAGCTGCGCACGGCCAACGAGATCCTGCGCAAGGCCTCCGCATATTTCGCGCAGGCGGAGCTCGACCGCCGATCGAAGCCATGATCGCGTTCATCGACGAGCATCGCGACGTCTACGGTATCGAGCCGATCTGCCGCCTGCTGCCGATCGCGCCGTCGACGTATTACCGGCACGCCGGGCGGCGCAGCGATCCGGAGCAATGGCCAGCACGAGCGCGTCGCGATATTGAACTGAAGGCTCTCATCCGTTGGCTTTGCAGGTCTCCGAAAGGATAGCGCAAGCAAGAACGTCAGTCGCCGCGATCCGCAGCAAACGGGCCAATCGCGCGCTTTGCGAGCTCGACGGACCGCATCGCGCGCTCGAACGATGGAAACTTTTGCGCGATGGAAACGCCTACGTCGGCGAGACGCTTCTCGATTTTCGCGGCGTCTTCGCCGCGTCCGCCCTCCACGTGAACCGAGAAGGAGCCGTCATTGTTGGAGAAGACTCGGATCGAAAATCCGCGATGCGACTCCCGGTATTCGATGGAGGACGCCGGCTCGGGTCCATCGGGGCGTCGCGCCTCCTTCGGCGCGGCGGCGTCCGCCGCGTCGTCGGCGTTCATGGACAAGGCGCGCTTGGCGCGCTGGGCCGCAGCCCGCCAGTTTGTCGGGAAGCACATTTTCTTTTCGTTTTCTTTTTGGGTTTTTGAATGTTTTCGGCACCAAATTGCCCTCGGCGCTCAATGAGTTTCGCGCCGCAAGCTAGCCAGAGCAGTGCGCAATCGCACACCGAGCGCCGACTAGAGCCATCGCTCAATTAAGCCGTCGGGCGTTTCAGGCAAGGCGGAGCGCGAGCTAAAGATGCGGGCGGCCGGGCCGACAACACGTTGACGACAGCGATGGCAGAGATGGCCGCGCCTTCTCCTACAAAAGCGAGCGGACATGAAAGAAGAAAGCGTTGATTTGCGGGCGATGCTCGCGGAGCTTCGCGACGCCAGAAAGTTGGCCGAGCGAGCGGGCGCGAGCCTGCGCGAAGAAGAGCGAGAAATCGAAGCGCTTCGGGCGGCGTCTCTGGCCGCCCTTCGGAACGCAAAGCGACGAGGCGGGCACGGCGCGCAGGGCGCTCTGCGCCTTGAGGAAGCGTTCAACCGCATTTTGTCCACGCCATGCCTTTCGGTGGCCGCAGGCCTGCGAGATTGCGCGCGAGCAGCGCAAGAGCTTGAGCCCGTCATCGAGCAAGCGGAGGCGAATCGCTCCGGAGCGGAGGAGGGGGAAGCCGCGCGCCACCTGCGCGATTTCGCCAAGAGTTTCGCGGCGATGCTTCAACTCGCGCAGGCGGCGGAGAAAAACAACGAAGAAGCGCGGGGGTGTTTGCTTCAAATTCGCGCGGCGGCCGCGCTGATGTGAGTCGCCGGATTTCTTGACTCGTCGTGCTTTTTGGTCGCTTTTTTGGCTATACACGGACGCCCGCGGCGAAGCGTTTATGGTCCGTTGTGTGGTCGCGTGTCACTTGCATCAGCGCACAGGCACGCAGTTGGCTCAACCCAGCGATAGGCATGGCGGGCTTGTTCACGGCGTACCTGTGCGCTTACCATTTTGCTGCGATTTCCCTTATGACTTCAATCGCAAGGTCCCATTCAGCGACCAGCTTTCATCCTCCAACCAAACCTGCATAGTGCACACGGACACCCCTTGGAGGACTGCAGCTTTCGCAAGTTTTGAGGATCAGATCATCTTCCATTCGTCTTACTCCTTTTGAGGGATAAAAGGTCGTGTCTTGCGGGAATGCAATCGATCCGATAGAAAAAATTGGCAAAAATAGAAGTTGTGATGCAGTGCCACCAATCGTATGATGAGCGCTCTTCACCTGTTTCGTTCCCCGCGTTACAGGCTCTTCGAGCCGGCCTTTGTGCCGGCTTTTTATTTTATTAGTTGATTTCTAGTCGAGCACCCTTTCTTGAATTGGAAAAATCTAAAGTTACACGCGCTATCGCCGTTAGTTATGAAAAGGTAGATCGGAGGTGTCGAATTCGTAGCCCGTTCTTGCGTGGTACAACTAGGGAAGAGTTCAATGAAAGCTTTACGAAATATTAGTATCGGGGCGAAGCTTGGCGTTGGCTTCGGGTTGACGCTAGTTGCGCTTTGCCTGATCGGCGGGCTCGCACTGGTGCAGGTGTCGCGCGTGTACAAAGGCACCAATGACCTTGCGACCAACTGGATGCCGAGCGTGTTGACGCTGGGGGAAGTTCGCTCGGCAACCAATGCGGTAAGACGTGGTTCGTCGGGGGCGCTGTTGGCAACCAACGCGCACGAGAAGGCCGCGCAAGAGAAGAAGCGCAGCGATGCATTAGCGAGTCTCGACGGCGCGCTGGCTAAATACCAATCGCTTATATCTTCGCCGGATGAAAAGCAGCTTTTCGAGGACTTCAAGACGGCTTGGGCGGCCTATTTGACGGTCGACAACAAGGTCAACGCACTGAACGATGGTGGAGCAGACCATTACACTGAAGCTAGGGAATTGGCGGCAAATCAGTCCTCGGCTTTATTCTCGACGGTGTCTGATCTGATCACGCGCGACATCGTACTGAATACGAAGGGGGCCAACGATGCCGCAGCAGCAGCCGCTGACGACTATCAAAAGACATTGGTCACTACCATTGTGCTGGTAGCTCTGGCCATTGCATTCAGCGTTGTTGGGGCGATCTTAATCGCTCGATCAATCGTCGCGCCTATCCGCCGTTCGCTTGAGGTTGCGCAGACCGTCGCACAAGGAAATTTGACTTCCGAAATTATCGATGATGGCGCGGACGAAACGGGACAACTGCTCCGCGCACTGCGTCATATGAACGAGCGGCTTGCCGACATTGTCGGACGTGTGCGCAGTGGTAGCGAGAGCATTGCCACGGCTTCGGCACAGATCGCGGCTGGCAACACTGATCTTAGTCAGCGCACGGAAGAGCAGGCGGCGTCGCTCCAGGAGACGGCCGCCAGCATGGAAGAACTGACATCAACGGTCAAGCAAAACACCGAAAATGCGCAGCAAGGCAATACCCTGGCGGCGAATGCGTCGGAAGTGGCCGCGCGCGGCGGTGTGGTCGTTAGCCGTGTGGTCGATACGATGAAGGAGATCAGCGCGAGCTCTGCGAAGGTCGCGGATATCATCACGGTAATCGAAGGCATCGCGTTCCAGACCAACATACTTGCATTAAATGCGGCAGTTGAGGCCGCGCGCGCAGGCGAGCAGGGCCGGGGTTTTGCGGTGGTAGCCGGTGAAGTACGAACCTTGGCTCAGCGCAGCGCGACCGCTGCCAAGGAGATCAAGGACCTCATTGACGTGTCGGTGTTGAAGGTAAGTGCCGGCTCACAACTCGTCGAAGAAGCCGGTCAGACGATGAATGAGGTAGTACAGTCGGTCAAGCGCGTCGCCGACCTGATGGGTGAGATCTCGGCCGCGTCCTCCGAGCAGCACACCGGTATCGAGCAAGTAAACGTGGCCGTCTCTCAAATGGATGAAGTTACGCAGCAGAATGCCGCCTTGGTGGAGCAAGCGAGCGCGGCAGCCCAATCGATGGCTCAGCAATCAGGCGCGCTCCGCGATGTGGTATCGGTTTTCCAGCTTGGGATCAGTTGCGCCGAGGTGCGTGTCTCGACCGAATTACTGTCTACGCCGCCGCTGATTTCTCTTCCACCTTTAGCTCGTCCCAAACATTCAAAGAAGATGAGCGCCTCAATTCGACCGCCAGCATCGAGGCAAGCAACCGTATCAAGCGATGGCGACTGGCAGGCTTTCTAGGTGACAGTTTTCCCACTGGCGGGCGAACGATGAAGGCGTGAAGCGCTTGCCCTTGCAAGAGGCGAAGGATAAGCAGTAATCTCGTAAGCGCGAATTTAGTAATAGTCCGATCGACACCGTGTTGGCAATGCAGCAGTTTGCAGCTCGTCTGAGTCTGTTCCTATCCACTGTTTTCCGACCATGATGGCATTCAGTACATATACGTCGATAGCGATGTTCGTTTTGTCTGCGCTCGCGTTCGGCGCAACCTCGTTTTGCCATGCAGGCGAAGACACTATAGCCATACCAGTCAAGCTAACTGTAAGTGAAACCTGCACTTTCATTACCGCTGCTCCTCGTCTAGCAGGCTGTTGAAATATGCCTCAATGAACGTGGGCTCGATTATTCGGGACTGTCAGCAATTTTGTGTGTGAGGCTACCATTATGGAAATGGAGTCGTTAGGGACTGTCAGCAATTTTGTGTGTGAGGCTACCATTATGGAAATGGAGCCGTTATGCCACGCAAACCCAAGACACCGCCACGAGAACTGCCGTCAATCCCTAAAGAGCTGCTCGACCAATTGGCCTCAGGCCCGATGACGGCAGCTTCAATTGAGGATCTGTCCGCCGCTTTGAAGAAGGCGCTCATCGAGCGCGCTCTGGGGGCTGAACTCGGTCAGCATCTGGGCTACGAGCCCGGGGCTGAGAAGCCGGCTACGGCCACGAATCAGCGCAACGGGCACAGCGCCAAGAAGGTGCTGACATCCGATGGCCCGCTACACCTGCAGATTCCGCGAGACCGTGATTCCACCTTCGAACCGATCCTCATCCCGAAGCACGAGCGCCGTTTTACGGGCTTCGACGACAAGATTATCGCCCTGTACGCGCGCGGCATGACGGTGCGCGAGATTCGGGCGTTTTTGCAGGAGCAGTACGGCACGGAGGTGTCGCCGGAGTTCATTAGCTCGGTCACCGACGCCGTCATGGACGAGGTGCTTGTCTGGCAGAGCCGTCCGCTCGAGCCGATGTATCCGGTGGTCTTCTTCGACGCTTTACGGGTAAAAATCCGTGCAGACGGCTTGGTGCGCAACAAAGCGGTCTATCTAGCCCTGGGCGTCCTGCCGGACGGTTCTCGCGATATTCTGGGCCTGTGGATCGAGAACACCGAAGGCGCCAAGTTCTGGATGAAGGTCTTTAATGACTTGAAGACGCGCGGCGTTCATGACATCCTGATCGCCGTCACCGACGGCCTGCAAGGCATGGAGCAAGCGCTTGGAGCCGTGTTCCCGAAGACAACGTTGCAGACTTGCATCGTGCACCTGATTCGCAGCAGTCTGGACTACGCGAACTGGAAGGACCGTAAGCCGTTGGCCGCCGCGCTCAAGCCGGTGTACACCGCACCCAGCGCCGAAGCCGCTGCTGCCGAACTCGATGCGTTCGA
This window encodes:
- a CDS encoding IS256 family transposase, which gives rise to MPRKPKTPPRELPSIPKELLDQLASGPMTAASIEDLSAALKKALIERALGAELGQHLGYEPGAEKPATATNQRNGHSAKKVLTSDGPLHLQIPRDRDSTFEPILIPKHERRFTGFDDKIIALYARGMTVREIRAFLQEQYGTEVSPEFISSVTDAVMDEVLVWQSRPLEPMYPVVFFDALRVKIRADGLVRNKAVYLALGVLPDGSRDILGLWIENTEGAKFWMKVFNDLKTRGVHDILIAVTDGLQGMEQALGAVFPKTTLQTCIVHLIRSSLDYANWKDRKPLAAALKPVYTAPSAEAAAAELDAFDQGEWGRRYPTVASAWRRVWERVIPFFTFPPAVRKVIYTTNALESVNAGLRKIIRTRGHFPSDEAATKLLWLVLRNITAGWTRAAHDWKAAMNQFAILYEARFTHPYD
- a CDS encoding methyl-accepting chemotaxis protein, which encodes MKALRNISIGAKLGVGFGLTLVALCLIGGLALVQVSRVYKGTNDLATNWMPSVLTLGEVRSATNAVRRGSSGALLATNAHEKAAQEKKRSDALASLDGALAKYQSLISSPDEKQLFEDFKTAWAAYLTVDNKVNALNDGGADHYTEARELAANQSSALFSTVSDLITRDIVLNTKGANDAAAAAADDYQKTLVTTIVLVALAIAFSVVGAILIARSIVAPIRRSLEVAQTVAQGNLTSEIIDDGADETGQLLRALRHMNERLADIVGRVRSGSESIATASAQIAAGNTDLSQRTEEQAASLQETAASMEELTSTVKQNTENAQQGNTLAANASEVAARGGVVVSRVVDTMKEISASSAKVADIITVIEGIAFQTNILALNAAVEAARAGEQGRGFAVVAGEVRTLAQRSATAAKEIKDLIDVSVLKVSAGSQLVEEAGQTMNEVVQSVKRVADLMGEISAASSEQHTGIEQVNVAVSQMDEVTQQNAALVEQASAAAQSMAQQSGALRDVVSVFQLGISCAEVRVSTELLSTPPLISLPPLARPKHSKKMSASIRPPASRQATVSSDGDWQAF